One Aneurinibacillus migulanus genomic region harbors:
- a CDS encoding AraC family transcriptional regulator yields MDYFERIQNSIEFIEENLQDELNITEISSKSCFSAFHYQRIFQAITGFSVQEYIRNRRLSEAAILLKETRKNILEIAISFQYGSQEAFTRAFVNCFGITPARYRKGEAIISQRSKINFLDYKTRMKGDLTMNKPEIILLNKIHIIGYEYKTNLNNEKYFEEIPGFYLDFGRNEYYLRIPNKIAPNMSYGISTNFHDSGHFSFIVGEAVQESNTELENGFVNLEIPEGKYVEFKVNGTTDSVQNTRRYIYGTWLLNSKYERGEGPDFEITDVLNSTFPNEMKMKIYIPIKE; encoded by the coding sequence ATGGATTATTTTGAAAGAATACAAAACTCAATTGAATTCATTGAAGAGAACCTACAAGACGAATTAAATATTACTGAAATCTCCTCGAAATCTTGTTTTTCAGCGTTTCATTACCAGCGGATTTTCCAAGCTATCACAGGGTTTTCTGTGCAGGAGTATATAAGAAACAGAAGACTTTCTGAGGCTGCGATATTACTGAAGGAAACAAGAAAAAACATATTAGAAATAGCGATATCTTTTCAATATGGTTCCCAAGAAGCATTTACTCGTGCATTTGTAAATTGTTTTGGTATAACCCCAGCTAGATATCGAAAAGGGGAGGCTATTATAAGTCAACGAAGCAAAATTAACTTTTTGGATTATAAAACTAGGATGAAAGGAGACTTAACTATGAACAAACCTGAAATTATTCTACTAAACAAGATACATATTATTGGTTACGAATACAAAACAAATTTAAATAACGAAAAATACTTCGAAGAAATTCCGGGATTTTATCTTGATTTTGGAAGAAATGAATATTATTTGCGAATTCCTAATAAAATTGCACCTAATATGTCATACGGTATATCGACCAACTTTCATGATAGTGGTCATTTTTCGTTTATTGTTGGAGAAGCGGTTCAGGAATCTAATACAGAATTAGAAAATGGTTTTGTGAATCTTGAAATTCCAGAGGGCAAATATGTTGAATTCAAAGTTAACGGAACCACTGATTCAGTTCAAAATACTAGAAGATACATCTATGGAACATGGCTACTGAATTCTAAATATGAAAGAGGAGAGGGGCCAGATTTTGAGATTACCGATGTTTTAAATTCAACATTTCCAAATGAAATGAAAATGAAGATTTACATACCAATAAAGGAATAA
- a CDS encoding GNAT family N-acetyltransferase — MNIEMIFGNFPVLESVNLVFKKIEEVHLQEVYTIYDNDNVFEYCGIIPKHNLQTVNKMISHFDRDYHKKSRIKWGIFQKKQSNKLVGIIESMDFNQKVNMVSIGYFLAENYWGKGIATESVGALVKFLFEEVNINRIQAEVMPANEISKKVLLKNGFIKEGLLRQASLWSGKGVVDLEIYGILKEDYMNNLY, encoded by the coding sequence ATGAATATTGAAATGATTTTTGGAAATTTTCCAGTATTGGAGTCTGTGAATCTAGTATTTAAAAAAATCGAAGAGGTACATCTCCAGGAAGTATATACGATTTACGACAACGACAACGTATTTGAATATTGTGGGATCATTCCGAAGCATAACTTACAAACGGTAAATAAGATGATTAGCCATTTTGATAGAGATTACCATAAAAAAAGCAGAATCAAGTGGGGTATCTTTCAAAAGAAACAAAGTAATAAATTGGTGGGAATTATTGAATCTATGGATTTTAACCAAAAGGTGAACATGGTATCCATCGGCTACTTTTTGGCAGAGAATTACTGGGGTAAGGGCATTGCAACTGAATCTGTTGGCGCGTTAGTAAAATTTTTATTTGAAGAAGTTAATATTAACAGGATCCAAGCAGAGGTCATGCCTGCAAACGAGATTTCGAAGAAAGTCCTGTTAAAAAACGGTTTTATAAAAGAAGGATTGTTAAGACAAGCTTCTTTGTGGTCCGGTAAAGGAGTAGTCGATTTAGAAATATACGGCATACTTAAAGAGGACTACATGAATAATTTATATTAA
- a CDS encoding alpha/beta fold hydrolase, giving the protein MSKIIENEPGQKLDIGGIELYYELLGKNNEGPTLVFDSGYGFTLETWNSIKDDISKFSKMFIYDRAGIGKSEWDNRPRHSQQSVENLRALLKKASVNPPYVLVGHSFGGLNVRLFASTYPEEVAGVVLLDSCHEDQNKILPSLFTKEVQEDYYNQFTLEGSLNEVEESLEQARTSKSLGNIPLIVVTGGLQPFHTTESMIAWMKFQGELANLSTNKKHIIVEDAGHAIHIDRPQIVINVIKDILDMIKNNKR; this is encoded by the coding sequence ATGAGCAAAATTATTGAGAATGAACCAGGACAAAAGCTGGACATTGGTGGTATTGAATTATATTATGAACTGTTAGGTAAAAATAACGAGGGTCCAACTTTAGTTTTTGATTCCGGATATGGATTTACATTAGAAACCTGGAATTCGATTAAAGATGACATTTCAAAGTTCTCAAAAATGTTTATTTATGATAGAGCCGGTATTGGCAAAAGTGAATGGGATAACAGACCTCGTCATAGTCAGCAAAGTGTCGAGAACCTACGTGCATTACTTAAAAAAGCAAGTGTAAATCCTCCATATGTGTTAGTTGGACACTCATTTGGAGGATTAAATGTAAGATTATTTGCAAGTACATATCCAGAGGAAGTTGCAGGAGTAGTTCTCTTGGACTCATGTCACGAGGACCAAAATAAAATACTGCCTTCTTTATTTACAAAAGAGGTTCAGGAAGATTATTATAATCAATTTACTTTGGAAGGCTCTCTTAATGAGGTTGAAGAAAGCTTAGAACAAGCTCGCACTTCGAAATCTCTTGGAAACATTCCGCTTATTGTCGTGACAGGCGGTCTGCAGCCTTTTCATACAACGGAGTCTATGATTGCTTGGATGAAATTCCAGGGAGAACTTGCTAACTTGTCAACTAATAAAAAACATATTATTGTTGAAGATGCTGGGCATGCAATCCACATCGATCGACCACAAATTGTTATTAATGTAATAAAAGATATATTAGATATGATAAAAAATAATAAACGTTGA
- a CDS encoding helix-turn-helix domain-containing protein: protein MNELGKRINKLRIERGMTLVELAGNKMTKGMLSMIENGRANPSMESLKFIARQLGCDPHYLLENHTSDELKYLFSQVEEAFEKNNDEQIINLTKDMLDQQLPTSFESARILEITGRTIFKSDQKKGEMLIERAIAIYEQLSLFSHCVAAKVHIVKNRAKDGNYHDALRLLRSVRKEYHEKATVIDIVVEVEANYVEVVILFGVGDYKAGRSKLNELIELSRRKGIFYKMDDIFRIAAFQALLRNNENDYAYFIKKSEQFAVFSENDESLTFTLLLQAHYHNQISKDYEQALFYLGEFATLVKGELGSDYYYLEKGKALLGKGQVEEALKEFEQFKMPNTTSYPLELSILYTADAYRANCLLQLGRVKEALIYAARAASNIGSLPQTPYRDFIKNTLDLVNKNLQ, encoded by the coding sequence ATGAATGAACTCGGAAAACGAATAAATAAATTAAGAATAGAAAGAGGTATGACGCTTGTAGAACTAGCAGGTAACAAAATGACGAAGGGGATGTTAAGTATGATTGAAAATGGGCGTGCGAACCCTTCGATGGAGAGCTTAAAATTTATTGCGCGCCAGTTAGGCTGTGATCCTCATTATTTGTTAGAGAATCATACATCTGATGAACTAAAGTACTTATTTAGTCAGGTAGAGGAAGCGTTTGAAAAAAATAATGATGAACAGATAATTAATTTAACAAAAGATATGCTTGACCAACAGCTTCCAACTTCATTTGAGTCTGCTAGGATATTAGAAATTACTGGCCGAACGATTTTTAAGAGCGACCAAAAAAAAGGAGAAATGTTGATAGAACGAGCGATAGCAATCTATGAACAGTTATCCCTTTTTAGTCACTGCGTAGCTGCTAAAGTACACATAGTAAAAAACCGTGCAAAAGACGGTAATTATCATGATGCGCTTAGATTGTTGCGAAGTGTCCGAAAAGAGTATCATGAAAAAGCAACGGTGATTGATATCGTAGTTGAAGTAGAAGCGAATTATGTTGAAGTGGTCATACTCTTCGGGGTAGGTGACTATAAAGCAGGAAGGAGTAAGCTTAATGAATTAATTGAACTATCTAGGCGGAAAGGGATCTTTTATAAGATGGATGATATTTTTCGAATTGCAGCGTTCCAAGCCCTTCTTCGTAACAATGAAAATGATTATGCTTACTTTATAAAGAAGTCAGAGCAGTTTGCTGTTTTTAGTGAAAATGATGAATCGCTGACTTTTACGTTGTTACTTCAAGCTCATTATCACAATCAAATATCAAAGGATTATGAACAAGCCCTTTTTTACTTGGGTGAGTTTGCTACGTTAGTAAAAGGGGAGCTCGGAAGTGACTATTACTATCTTGAAAAAGGTAAAGCGCTATTAGGAAAAGGACAGGTAGAAGAAGCCCTAAAAGAATTTGAACAATTTAAGATGCCGAACACGACTAGTTATCCGCTTGAATTATCTATTCTCTATACTGCAGATGCATATAGGGCAAATTGCCTCTTGCAACTAGGAAGAGTAAAGGAAGCGCTTATCTATGCGGCAAGAGCAGCTAGCAATATAGGTTCGTTACCTCAAACTCCTTATCGGGATTTTATAAAAAATACCTTAGACTTAGTGAATAAAAATCTACAATAG
- a CDS encoding MFS transporter, protein MKRETSAFRNPAFLFMWIGSAISELGGAFGTFCNSVIVYELTGSELALGSMWLIYFIPSLILQLGIGPYIDKWSRKRMMIFSQFTRGAIFLIPLLMFNLNTLEVWNIYAVQIVIGLIQPLYAPASFSIIPTLIPKELLTSANAYLDGTIRLMTFLAPPMGGLLVDWIGVSFVLVFVCLFFTISGLLLMFLKEPPLHVGKVRATWFKQFMEGIRFFIRHPLLLWLGIFLAFVQFGVGVTMVINLPFMMEELKGSYAQYGYFMAGFPLGYFFGSVLTSKIKPKPTYRRSIMLGALIAGGLTYISMSFTTSISVAITIEVVAGIILPFFNANSTSLYQQTVPNHLIGKVFSIRLFITRAAMLLGILVGGTLGELWGIRAMFLLIGVIICSFSLLGICLPYFRFLNGPISQKNSIHSAR, encoded by the coding sequence ATGAAAAGAGAGACTTCTGCTTTTCGCAACCCCGCTTTTCTATTTATGTGGATAGGAAGTGCCATTTCTGAACTCGGAGGAGCATTTGGTACTTTTTGTAATTCTGTTATTGTTTATGAATTGACGGGATCAGAATTAGCCCTTGGAAGCATGTGGCTCATTTATTTTATTCCTTCCCTCATCCTGCAATTAGGGATTGGTCCCTACATAGATAAGTGGAGTCGAAAGCGAATGATGATCTTTTCTCAGTTTACCAGAGGAGCAATTTTTCTTATCCCTTTATTGATGTTTAATTTAAACACTTTGGAAGTATGGAATATCTACGCTGTGCAGATTGTCATTGGACTGATTCAACCTCTGTATGCACCTGCTAGTTTTTCTATTATTCCGACCCTCATTCCTAAAGAGCTACTCACATCTGCCAACGCCTACTTGGATGGTACCATACGATTGATGACCTTTTTAGCTCCGCCAATGGGGGGACTGTTAGTAGATTGGATCGGTGTATCATTTGTACTTGTGTTCGTTTGTTTGTTTTTCACTATCAGTGGTCTTTTGCTTATGTTCCTGAAGGAGCCTCCTTTACACGTAGGGAAAGTCCGCGCTACATGGTTTAAGCAATTTATGGAGGGGATTCGATTTTTTATAAGACATCCTCTTCTGCTGTGGTTAGGTATTTTTCTTGCCTTTGTTCAATTTGGGGTAGGTGTTACCATGGTCATTAACCTTCCGTTCATGATGGAAGAATTGAAGGGAAGTTATGCACAGTACGGTTATTTTATGGCTGGATTTCCGTTAGGCTATTTTTTCGGCTCTGTGTTAACTTCTAAAATTAAACCAAAGCCTACTTATCGCCGCTCCATTATGTTGGGAGCACTAATAGCAGGAGGATTAACGTATATATCTATGAGTTTTACAACTAGTATTTCAGTAGCGATCACTATTGAGGTGGTAGCTGGAATCATCCTGCCGTTTTTCAACGCTAATAGTACAAGTCTATATCAACAAACAGTGCCAAATCATCTTATAGGAAAGGTATTTTCAATTCGGCTCTTCATCACCCGTGCTGCCATGCTGCTTGGGATTCTTGTCGGAGGGACATTAGGGGAATTGTGGGGAATTCGGGCAATGTTTTTACTGATTGGGGTTATCATCTGCTCCTTCTCCCTTTTAGGAATATGCCTTCCATATTTTAGATTTTTGAATGGTCCCATCAGCCAAAAAAATTCGATTCATTCAGCTAGGTAG
- a CDS encoding PadR family transcriptional regulator yields the protein MDRTSLIKGHLEMCVLSILSKGKSYGYEIMKELEEHNLKLKGVGSIYPILTKLKDQDWVDTYREMTENGKVRVYYEINEKGEMYLQKKINEWLELQQDIKSLLQSGLKGEYLE from the coding sequence ATGGATAGAACAAGTTTAATTAAAGGTCATTTAGAAATGTGTGTGTTATCTATTTTGTCAAAGGGAAAAAGCTATGGATATGAAATTATGAAGGAGCTTGAAGAACACAATTTAAAACTAAAAGGAGTAGGAAGCATTTACCCCATTTTGACTAAGCTAAAAGATCAAGATTGGGTTGATACTTACCGTGAAATGACAGAAAATGGGAAGGTTAGGGTTTATTATGAAATCAATGAAAAAGGGGAAATGTATCTTCAGAAAAAAATCAATGAGTGGCTAGAGTTACAACAGGATATCAAATCCCTGCTTCAAAGTGGTTTGAAAGGAGAATATTTGGAATGA
- a CDS encoding DUF1129 domain-containing protein, with protein sequence MNIKLSIAEEQFLNEVLKELKQYHISSKDRKNIKQQLLEHIQESREHGQDSINELGDTTTFVRDFLEINGVDLHSEIKQIRKSNNRAGALFVIGFFTLIVTYLISQLILSMFLTESFNPLNTNSLFNYNIFYQISDNSWWNSLLMIISVSISLLVSMLAMFYIRKKIK encoded by the coding sequence ATGAATATTAAATTGAGCATAGCAGAAGAACAGTTTTTAAACGAAGTTCTTAAAGAATTAAAGCAATATCACATAAGTTCAAAGGATAGAAAGAATATTAAACAGCAGCTTTTAGAACATATTCAAGAATCTCGTGAACACGGCCAAGATAGTATAAATGAACTCGGTGATACAACGACATTTGTCAGAGATTTTTTAGAGATTAATGGCGTTGATCTTCATTCTGAAATAAAACAAATACGAAAATCCAACAATAGGGCAGGAGCTTTATTTGTGATAGGGTTCTTTACCTTAATTGTTACCTATCTCATCTCGCAGTTAATACTATCTATGTTTTTAACAGAATCCTTTAACCCATTAAATACTAACAGCTTGTTTAATTATAATATTTTTTATCAGATTTCAGATAACTCATGGTGGAATTCCTTGCTAATGATTATTAGCGTGTCTATTTCCTTACTAGTTTCGATGCTGGCAATGTTTTATATACGAAAAAAAATTAAATAA
- a CDS encoding serine hydrolase domain-containing protein produces MKVLKTTVIFICLLLHTFILFLPASTVSAEQDIKDTMDDYIETFLKEHRIPGASIAIVHGNNIFYSKAWGVTGESEEKVTTETPFTIGSISKSLTGLAIMKLIEEGTVHLDDPVQKYIPWFTLKDKQAASQITIKHLLTQTSGISTYSGLSISDRESKDLDAIKKNVESLSNIKLTAAPGEKHQYSNANFSILGALIEEVTNQPYSEYMEQQVFLPLGMKNAAADKDTAYKKGYLAGYQSWLGIPRKSSVTYDNGGVSYGYITASAEDMVQYIRFLSQQDSNNFLSENTMNLYVSPHVQTGKNRYYGLGVRITNPDSKDRMIWHSGSTPDSHAEIFFIPETGWGGVILTNKNHILEEAALPHLKKGMINILNGDRPVDIPKNTPYIQLVMIGIVCFLFVIFIYLLVKVKSGEVRKRSVWRISGIIFFILSIAIIPLLIYSVESPWHTIKGFAADIALLTRMMAILLAFNGLLSIYISFKQYTIRDKTTSVCSVF; encoded by the coding sequence ATGAAAGTACTAAAAACTACAGTTATTTTTATATGCTTATTATTACATACGTTTATTTTATTTCTGCCAGCCTCGACAGTCTCCGCCGAGCAAGATATTAAGGATACTATGGACGACTATATAGAAACCTTTTTAAAAGAACATCGGATTCCAGGAGCTTCGATTGCTATTGTTCATGGAAATAATATATTTTATTCTAAAGCATGGGGTGTAACGGGAGAATCTGAGGAAAAAGTAACAACTGAAACTCCCTTTACTATAGGATCGATAAGTAAATCATTAACAGGCTTAGCTATAATGAAATTAATTGAAGAAGGTACCGTTCATCTAGATGATCCAGTCCAAAAGTATATTCCATGGTTTACACTTAAAGATAAACAAGCAGCATCCCAAATAACAATTAAACATTTACTTACGCAAACAAGTGGGATAAGTACTTATTCTGGCTTATCTATATCAGATAGAGAATCTAAAGATTTGGACGCTATAAAGAAAAATGTAGAAAGTTTATCCAACATTAAGCTGACTGCCGCACCTGGAGAAAAGCATCAGTATAGTAATGCTAATTTTTCTATTCTTGGTGCCCTCATTGAAGAAGTTACCAATCAACCGTATTCTGAGTATATGGAACAACAAGTGTTTTTACCCTTAGGTATGAAAAATGCAGCAGCTGACAAAGATACGGCATATAAAAAAGGGTATTTAGCTGGTTATCAGTCCTGGTTAGGAATCCCTCGAAAAAGTTCAGTAACATATGATAATGGAGGAGTATCATATGGATACATAACTGCAAGTGCAGAAGATATGGTCCAATACATCAGGTTTCTTAGTCAACAAGATAGCAACAATTTTTTAAGCGAAAATACTATGAACCTTTATGTATCACCTCATGTTCAAACAGGTAAAAATCGGTACTATGGCCTTGGTGTAAGAATCACAAATCCAGATTCTAAGGACAGAATGATATGGCATTCAGGTTCAACGCCTGACTCACATGCAGAAATATTTTTCATACCTGAAACTGGCTGGGGTGGAGTCATTCTTACGAATAAAAATCATATTCTAGAAGAAGCGGCACTTCCACATTTGAAAAAAGGTATGATTAACATTTTAAATGGAGATAGACCAGTTGATATACCCAAAAACACACCTTATATTCAACTTGTTATGATTGGTATAGTATGCTTCCTTTTTGTAATATTCATTTATCTGCTAGTAAAGGTTAAATCAGGAGAAGTTCGTAAAAGAAGCGTATGGCGTATCTCTGGCATCATTTTTTTTATTTTATCTATTGCTATAATTCCGTTGCTAATTTATAGTGTAGAATCTCCGTGGCATACGATAAAAGGGTTTGCGGCTGATATTGCATTACTAACCAGAATGATGGCTATTCTCCTAGCATTTAACGGCTTATTATCAATATATATTTCATTTAAACAATACACTATTAGGGATAAAACAACATCAGTATGCTCCGTTTTTTGA
- a CDS encoding GNAT family N-acetyltransferase translates to MNLETKRLLLKTLDLDLIEAAAKRDTQAIEALGYKTNGEWPGPDFFEALPYFRELLIKNNGTKGFDSWIIVAKDTQEIVGGIGFLGDPDPDGIIEMGFATNESHRRKGYCFEAAQKLLQWAVNQDAVKCITARCEPDNIGSKNVLMKLEFQIDHRDAKLIYWKYRKAM, encoded by the coding sequence ATGAACCTTGAAACTAAGCGTCTGTTGCTCAAAACCCTTGATCTTGATTTAATCGAGGCGGCAGCTAAGCGTGATACACAGGCAATCGAGGCCTTGGGATATAAAACGAACGGCGAATGGCCGGGTCCCGATTTTTTTGAAGCTTTACCCTACTTTCGTGAGCTCTTGATTAAAAACAATGGCACTAAGGGATTTGACTCCTGGATCATTGTGGCCAAAGATACTCAAGAAATAGTTGGTGGTATTGGCTTTTTAGGTGATCCTGATCCGGACGGTATAATTGAAATGGGTTTTGCTACTAATGAAAGCCACCGCCGTAAAGGTTATTGTTTTGAAGCTGCCCAAAAATTATTACAGTGGGCCGTGAATCAAGATGCAGTCAAATGTATCACCGCTAGATGTGAACCTGATAATATTGGTTCTAAAAATGTATTAATGAAGTTAGAATTCCAAATTGACCACAGAGATGCAAAATTGATTTATTGGAAATATCGTAAGGCAATGTAA